The nucleotide window CCGGTTTGGTGCCCGTCACCGAGGCGTAAATGAGGACGACGTCTTGAAGTGTTTGGGGGATTGCCCGCTCAAGCACACGCTTCAGCGTGTCGCGGTCCTCGTTCAGCTTCAGGTCCTTCACCAGAAGGTGGATTTTCTCGCAGTGGCCGGGATATCGGAGGGTCTTGTAGTTCATGGTGCGGACCCTGCCGGCATAGGAGTCGGCCAACGTGCCCAACCCACCGGAGGTGTTGAACGCTTCATACAGCAAACCGTCGAGTTCGATGGTTTCATAACCTTCCAGAGGTTGAAGCGGCACCCGCTCGCCTTCCTCGATGCCATAGCACAAGTTGCCGTATTCGTTGATCAATCCGTCGGTGGACCAGGTGAGCGAATACTTGAGCGCATTGCTGGGGTGAACGGGCAGTGCTCCCACCCGCATCTTGACTGTGTCCAGGCTCTCGAAATGCGTCATCAGGTCGTGCGCCACAATGCTGATGAACCCGGGAGCCAGCCCGCATTGCGGTACAAAGGCTCGTGCGGCTCCCGCGCTGAGAGACTTGACCTGACAAGTAATCTCGACGTCTTCGGTCAGGTCGAAGTAATGCAAGTCGTGTGTGCGAGCGAGTCCAGCAATCGTAGGATTGCAGAAGTAGGGAAGACCGGAAATGACGGCATCAACGGGATGTGTCTCCAAAAACGTGCTGATACTGTCCGGATGGCGCGCATCCAGCAGGTACGGTGTGACTCGCGACAGTCCCAAGTCCTCGACAAGCCTCTTGGGCTTGTCCAGCGTGATATCTCCGAGGTACAGGGCATAGTCTTCGGCTCCCGCCAGGAGGCAGGTGATCAGCGAGCCGATTTTACCGGCGCCCAGGACAAGCACACGAGGCATGAGACCCCTCCCTCTTCAAGTATACTCCTCTTCCCCCGTCTCATCACGCGGGATCGCTGGAGTACGCCGTGAAGTTTTCTGCTCCTTCGTCCTCAATTCGACTGGCTGCGGCGGTCGCGGGCGACGCGATGGAGGTGTCGATCTCCAGCACCGGTGGCGGCATTCCGGCCGATGAGTTGCCCAGGATCTTCGAATGATTCTAGCGGGCGCACTCCGCACGGAGCGCCGGGATTCCTGGAACCCGGCCTAGGGTTTGGTCATCTGGATGGCGATCATCGAGGCTCACGGTGGCCAGACTGCCGCAAACACGGGGGCCGGCAATGAGGACGATCATGTTTACGCTGCCGGTACCGAGGGACGTCCTCCGCGGACCTTCAGGGTCGATGGAGATAAGTGCCCGCGCACGAGACGTTCTGCCGAAGTCCATCGATCCGAGAACATTTGAAAAAAATGCCGAAAAATGCTGCATTAATTTTTCCCTCCGGAGAGCTGAAGAATGAGCGGGTAACCTGTTGAGATCGCATCAAATCCACTCGGCTTCTTCGGCCGGACAGCACTGCTTCACGGGGTGGCACATCAGGAGAAGCGCACCCCTCTTCTGTTGTCTTGAAACTTTCATCCAGAGATGTTTCAATCCGCTTCGGAGGACCCCTCCTGACGTTCTTCGTATGCCATTCTTGGCCGGAGTGAGTGTTGTCTTGACCTAAGGGGGACTAGGGCCGAATGGACGGTAACGTCACTTGTGAGCCCCCTGTTGCGAGCGGACGGGTCATTGAATCGCCTCGCTCGGCGCCCAGGGTGCTCTATGTGATCAATCTGAATCCTTCCATGAAATTCGGCTCCCTGGAGGAGCAGATTTTTCTCTTGGCGGAGGGATTGGCCAACCGCGGAGGCTTGTTGGTTCCGGTCTTCTCTCGTGAGCCTGATGAGAGTCATGGCGCAAGATATCGCAGTACCGGTCTCCCGGTGACCTCCCTCCGCTTGGGGAAATTTCGAGCTGCAGCGGTGGTGGGATTGATTCGTCTAGCCGATCGTCATCGTATCCATATCATTCATTGGAATCTCTATCCCCCGATCAATCCATATGTGCTGCTTCTCAGACTCCTGAGGCCGAAGATCAGGCATGTCTTGACGGACCACAACTCCCGTCCTCGCTCCTTTGTCCGATCGACTGGTGTGCTGAAGCGATTGAGTCGCAAATGGTTCGCCTCGGCCTATTCCGACATCTTTGCGGTCAGCAACTATGTCCACTCCGATCTCCTGAACCAGGCCATATGGAGGAATCCACGTCGGTACTATCATTTTGTCAACACCGACCGCTTCAAGCCGGACGCCGAGACCAAAAAGATCGTCAAGGCTTCGCTGGGATGCGAGAAGCGATTTGTCATGCTCGTCGTGGCGCACCTCATTCCTGAGAAAGGAGTGGATACGGCGTTACGCGCGCTGGCACTTCTCCCGCCGTATGCCTCTCTCTGGATTGCGGGGGACGGCCCTGAGCGAGGAAGGCTGGAGCAGTTGACCGAATCGTTGAACATCGGCGAACGGACGGCTTTTCTCGGGCTGTGCTCCGATGTGTGTCGCTATATGCAGGCCGCAGATTGCCTGGTGTGTCCGTCGCTCTGGGAGGAGGCGGCTGGATTGGTCATTCTTGAAGCCATGGCCAGCGGCCTGCCTGTCATTGCCAGTTGCGTTGGCGGTATCCCTGAGTTCGTGCGATCGGGCCACAACGGATTCTTGATC belongs to Nitrospira sp. and includes:
- a CDS encoding saccharopine dehydrogenase C-terminal domain-containing protein; translated protein: MPRVLVLGAGKIGSLITCLLAGAEDYALYLGDITLDKPKRLVEDLGLSRVTPYLLDARHPDSISTFLETHPVDAVISGLPYFCNPTIAGLARTHDLHYFDLTEDVEITCQVKSLSAGAARAFVPQCGLAPGFISIVAHDLMTHFESLDTVKMRVGALPVHPSNALKYSLTWSTDGLINEYGNLCYGIEEGERVPLQPLEGYETIELDGLLYEAFNTSGGLGTLADSYAGRVRTMNYKTLRYPGHCEKIHLLVKDLKLNEDRDTLKRVLERAIPQTLQDVVLIYASVTGTKPDGFFEENYVKKVYPQCIMGRPWSAIQVTTASSTCCVVDLVLQHPDAYKGFVTQETFSLQNFLANDFGACFR
- a CDS encoding glycosyltransferase family 4 protein, giving the protein MKFGSLEEQIFLLAEGLANRGGLLVPVFSREPDESHGARYRSTGLPVTSLRLGKFRAAAVVGLIRLADRHRIHIIHWNLYPPINPYVLLLRLLRPKIRHVLTDHNSRPRSFVRSTGVLKRLSRKWFASAYSDIFAVSNYVHSDLLNQAIWRNPRRYYHFVNTDRFKPDAETKKIVKASLGCEKRFVMLVVAHLIPEKGVDTALRALALLPPYASLWIAGDGPERGRLEQLTESLNIGERTAFLGLCSDVCRYMQAADCLVCPSLWEEAAGLVILEAMASGLPVIASCVGGIPEFVRSGHNGFLIAAGDYSAMARHVAALADCEPLQNEISRAARVDAVAQFSHETRVEDALSLYDAPMSDVGQVGYGT